GATCATCCGTCTCCTTCCTTCCCAGCAGAATATGGTCTGGCCTGCAGTAGTCCTACTAATGGTTGTCGCATTCGGCGTGTTCATGGGCAAGGCAGTGATCTTGGCACCTATCGCCGAACTGCAGCTTCCTGAAGAGATCAACGGCTCGGCAATGGCAGTGGGCTCGTTCCTAGTTTACGCATCCATCTTCTGGGCGAACCCGCTGGCTGGCAAACTGGTAGAGGCCCACAAGGCTAACCCCTATGTTGGCTACCAGCAGATCTTCTGGATTACCTTGGTTGTTGCCATTGTCGGCGCAGTCTGCGCTTTCATCCTTGCTTTCATCAACAAGAAGATTGACAAGGTTGAAGATCAGAATGCCGACACCAAGGAAACGGCTCAGGCTTAGGCCTAGCCGACTGGCGGGGCTAGCTGGTGGGCCCTGCTAGTAAGGGGCGGACAGGTTTCCTGTCCGCCCCTCTATTACATCTACCGGTGCAGACAAGCGGCCTCCCGGTCGGTTACTTATCAGTCCACTGCAGGAAGCGCGTGTGCGAAATTTTATTGTGCCGATCCACCGAATCAATCCGCACCTTCATTGAGCGGCGCGCCAGTTTGCCCGTGGGGATCTGCTTGAATCCGATGATGGAATCGTGAGTATTTTCCAGCCCGTGCACCATGACCCTGGGGTAGGAACAGGTGAGCGGCGGGCCCTGCACCATCTCGTCACACATGAAGTAGGCGATGCCGTTGAAGTACAGGTTGCCAGAGACCTCGTGTTCGCCCTCGTTGTAGGAATAGACCTTGGCCGAAGACTTTTCGGGGGCATCCGCGTACTGCGCCCTATCATCAACGACCTTGTTGTTATTGGTGTAGGTGGGAGCGGACGCGGGACCAGGCTTGGGAGTGCTGGCACACGCGCTGGCGCCAAGGAGCAGCGTTAGCGCTGCTGCCAGCAGACATGAAGACTTTCTCATGTTTAAATCATGCGTTGGAAGGGCAGTAATGGCAAATATTTTCCCCTCTAACCTACGGGCGCGTAGGATAGGGGCGTTGACGCAATCGCAATGAATAGAGGGGCGCTCTTGTCGAAGTGGACATTGGATGGTGCTAGCAGTGCAACTCGCCTGATCCAGGGCGCAATGAACGCCGCTGCCAGAGCCACAGGTTCCCCAAAGGTGACAGAAGTTGGCGACCGTGATTGGCGACAGAACTATCCCACCTCCTTCCATAACCTAACTGCGCTCGAGGGCGAAGACTCCCCCACCATGGCCAAGGCAGCGTTGGATTTCATCTACGCTAACGCCCAGTTACCGGATGGGACTAACCTTGCCGAAGCTAAGCCCATTGCAACTGAGGTGCCTGTTTCGCAGGTGGGCAAAGCCGATCAGGCTGCCACGTGCCCGGTTCCACGGCTTTCGCTGCCGATTGGGCATTCGCTGTTGAACAAGCGCGCCCAGGCTGCTTTGTCGATTGTTAGCTTGCATCCGCAGTGGTGGAATCTGGCCGGCTACGAAGTGGTGGTGTTGGCGGGGGCCGCGCAGCTTGCACCCACGGTGGCCCTGGCGCACGCGGGCGCTACGGTACACGCGATTGTGCGGGCAGATTCGAAGCGGCGTAAGGCACTGTTGCAGGCTTGCCAGGATGCGCCTGGCAAACTGGTGATTCCTTCGGGGCGGATATGCGATGTGGTGAAGAATCCCAGGCAGTTGGCCGGTTACATTTGCGGCATTTCTAAGCCGGTGATTTTGGTGGATGCGCTATATGCGCCCTCGCGCGCCCATGTGCACGCGGCAATTGCGGCTGACCTGGTGGAGCGCATGGTATGCCAGGCTCGCCCCGACACTACGGTGTGCTTTAGCGGCACTCCCACTGACGTTTACTATTCAAAGGGGCATCTGGTGGATGCCATCGTGCCACTACAGGGGCCGAACTATTTAGCGGCGAAGCGGATTGGCCGGTGGCGGGCTAGTACCCTTACCGGCCAGGGCGTTAGCACGATAACGCCTATTCTGCCGTTGGCGGCCACCGAGTCGGTAATGAACTCTGACAAGCTAATCAGCACTATCGTGGGCGCCCCCGCGGTGGGTGTTTACCCGGTAGCCCCCTCCGTAGCAGCGCGCCTTGCGGCTTCGTGGCTGATTTTCGAAATGCATTCTTCTGACGAACCGGCCCCCTGGCAGGGCGTGAAGGCGCCGTGTGGGCTTTGGGGAAACCCGGATTCGCAGCTCAATTCGCTGCTGCCCAATGCGAATATGCGCCTGCACGCGGCGTGGGTGGCCGGTCGGCTAGGGGCTGGCCGCGACGCCTGGGTTGGCCAGGTGCCCGATTCAATATTTTCCGAGGGCGGCAAACGCCTGCGCGTCCTCGCACGGAAAATGCGAGAACGGCTGGGCCGGTAGCCCGGGACTTTATCCCTACCCTCACCCCTGGCGCGTCCACACCTCTACCTTTTACTAAGGCGGCTCCTACAGATGCGAATCACCCGCGTATTTAAGTGTGTATCAACCGGTCACAATAGGTTGCAAAAAAGAAAATGGATACAAAAAAATCCCGCACCTAAAGTGCGGGATTCTTCAGTTCAAATACTATTTGAAACTATTTGCTCTTGCGGCCAGTGGCTGCCAAGTAAATAGAAATAGCAACTACTGCACAGATAGTGCAGACGACCCAACGCCACCAGTCAATGCCGGGGGTGTCAGTCGGGTATTTGAAGATGCCTAGGATCAGGTTGCCAACGACAACGCCGACGACGCCCAGAATGATGGTCCATAGAATGCTTAGCGGCTGGCTGCCCTTCATGAACAGACGGGCCAGTGCGCCAATGATCGCGCCAAAAATAATGGTACCGATGATCTCGCCCATTTTTCTTTCCTTACTATAGGGGTGCGCATTTACGCCTTGCCCCTATAGTTTCACTATTTAGCCCTGTATGCCAGCCCTGCAGGACACTGTTAGCTAAATGTTAGTTTGGAGCGAAAAATTATTAGGAATTTTTCACATACAACGACTCGTTTGTCAAAGTTTGCCACTTTTACGCAATGATGCATCCGACTTCCAGTCGCCCACAACCACTTCCATGACTAAAGCCCTATGGTCGGAGCCCTTCTGCTCGATCACATACGAGTCCTCAAAACGGATCTTCCCGGCCGCTACCGCATGGTCGATAATCGATTTGGGTGCCACCGCCGGGAACGTAGGCATGCCCACGTGCATCTGTTCGCTAACCCCGGTGGCTTCTAACACCGGAGCAGTCCCCAGATTCATATCCCCCACTAGCAGCGTGGAAGATACGTGCGGGGGTGGGACTTCGCCCTCGACAGGAGAACAGTAAGTGCCCCCCACCATTTGTTTCCATGCGTGCGCCAGTTGCGAGCGGGCCGTGACGCCATGAATTTCTAGGTGGGTGCTTCCCACGCGCAACGGCCCACCCGGCGTCAGGACGTCCGCCGCCAGCAGTGCCCGATTCTGCCCAAAGTCAACCGAGGTGGAACTGCCAAAGAGGCCTGCGCCCTTAGCGCGGCCGATGCGACGAATGGGAGCCGCCCCCAGTTTCAAGGTGCGCCACACGGCAACCGGGTACCGCGAAGCCACCACCACGCCAAAGCCGCCTAGCCTAGGCCGCCGCCCCGCCAAGGCTCGCCGCACCGGCAGCCGCAAGAACAATGCCTGCCCGCGGAAAAACGGCAGGAAGCGCCAATGCTTCAGCCCCGCTTCCTCACAGATGAGGGCGCCCTGGTCGCGAAAACCAGAGCGCCACTGCCGCACGTCGACCTCCTGCATACACAAGATGTCGGGCTTTGCCTGGGCAAGATCATGCGCCACATCGGCGTCGTGAGCAATATTGGCGCTGATGACACGCACGGTTGCAGGCATTTACTAGCCTTTAGGAGCGAAGGAAAGGGCCACCGAATTCATGCAGTAGCGCTCCCCAGTAGGGGTCTGCGGAGCATCCGGGAACACGTGCCCAAGGTGCGAATTGCACTGGGCGCAGCGCACTTCCTGGCGAACCATGCCATGGGAGGTATCCGTAGAGATGTTCACCGCCGCCTTCTGCGGGTCGTAGAAGGAAGGCCAGCCGCAGCCCGATTCAAACTTGGTATCCGAGCGGAACAGTTCCGCCCCACAGGCGCGGCAGGTGTAGACTCCTTCCCGATCCTCGCTTAGCAGCTCCCCAGTGCCCGGACGTTCCGTGCCGGCCTCGCGCAGCACGTGGTATTCCATGGGAGTCAGCCGGGTGCGCCAGTCAGCTTCGGTCAGCTTCGAAAAGTCCTCGGCCATTATTCGTCCTCCTGAATTTTTGGCATTAGCTTCGTTTCTGAAGTGCCCGCATCCGTCACGTCGATTGTTTTATTCGCGGGCGGGGCAGCCTCTGCTTTAACGGTACCGGCCTCACCCTTCTGTAGCGCAGGTGAGTCCTCTTGCTGGGCAGTGCCCTCTACCTCTTCATTGTGGGGCCCAGAGAACAGCTGTTGGCCGCGCTCTTCAGCCTCGGGACTGCCCGAGAACATGCGATCCGACATGGTGGTTTCCATTTCCGGCGCGACGGTTTGGGCATCGCGTTCTTGCTGCTCCAAGACGGTAGCGAGCACCTGAGTTTGCGCCACATCTGGGGTGGTTTCCGCCGAGGGCGCATTCCGCTTCTTGCCGCGACGTTTGCTCCCGGGGTGCTCGCTAGCCTGCTTCGCTACAGCTACCGCAACGGCGGCGGCATCCTTGGGTGCAAGCGGCTGGGTGGGCAGGATCGAAGTTTCCTGACCGGTGCGAGGCATGGCGATCCCGCGCGAGCGCAACGACCGCCGCTTGATCTGGCGCCGGGCCTTCTTTTTCGCCGCCTGCAAGCGGGCTTCGTGAATCGACGAGGCAGCCTTGTCATTTCGCTGGTTCTTCTTTTGGCCTCTCTGCCCCTTCTGGTTCTTTTGGTTCTTCTGCCCGGGTTGCTTAGCGCGCCCCTCTCCCCGCGCCAGCACCTGCTTGATCGCTTCGGCCGTATCCAGTTTGTCTATTTGCATGTCCGAGGCCGTATCCGCATCCGTGCGGGAAATTTGGGCTAGCTCCTGCGCCAGGTGGGCGACGCGTTCTTCAGAAACGTCCTGGTTGATCTGCTGGACCACCTGTTGCACCCACCGGTGCCGCGGCAGCGCGTAGGGGGCATTGGACACCAGCCAGGCGTAGAGGCGTTCGCGCAGGTAGCAGCGCAAATCCCAGAGCTTTCCAGAGTTTTCAGCGCTGACCACAATGCGCACGGTCATGTACCGTTCATTCGAAGCAGACACTTGCACGGAGGCAGAGCGGCCGTCCCACAGGTCTGAAGACGAAAGTAGGCGGTCGGCCTCGGCGCGAATCTGCGAAACGGGGGCAGACCAGTCCAGAGACAGCTCCACAGCACCGAGCAGTTGTGGGGTTTGGCGAGTCAGGTTCTGGAACGGCTGCTGGGTGAACGAGGTGGAAGGCACGATCATGCGGCGGTCATCCCACAGCAGAACTACCACATAGGTAAGAGTTATCTCCTCAATAGTTCCCTGCAATTCAGCGCCATCCAGCCCCTTAATCATGACCACATCGCCCACGCGAATCGCATCCGCAAACGCCACCTGCAACCCGGCGAACATATTCGCCAAAGTGGACTGAGCAGCAAGACCGGCAATCAACGAAGCAATGCCGGCGGAGGCAAGGACTGAAGCCATCGCCGCCCTCGCAGCAGGATAGGTGAGTGCCATTCCGATAATGGTCAGCACGATTATTACTGCCTGTAATACGCGCCGGAGCACCTGGGCTTGTGTCTCGATGCGGCGGGCCTTGCGATCGTGCCGCTCCTTTTGCCTGGCAGTTACGTCCTCGATCACCCCGGCTGCCGCGAACGCCAACCAGCCGATGCCCGCATAGCCCAACAGAAGTACGGCGTGCTTTGCGGCGGGCACCCACGAGGCGGCTGAATCCGACGGGTCGAAGGCATAGGACAGCCCAAGGTGGGCGCCGAACACCGCACAGGTGAAATAGGCGGGAACGATAATCCGGTTCTTTACCAGCCGCACAAAACGCTGCCTATGAGCCACCACACCAATAATCAAGTGCAAAAGGAACATCAGCGCAATCCCGATGCCCG
The genomic region above belongs to Winkia neuii and contains:
- a CDS encoding endonuclease/exonuclease/phosphatase family protein: MPATVRVISANIAHDADVAHDLAQAKPDILCMQEVDVRQWRSGFRDQGALICEEAGLKHWRFLPFFRGQALFLRLPVRRALAGRRPRLGGFGVVVASRYPVAVWRTLKLGAAPIRRIGRAKGAGLFGSSTSVDFGQNRALLAADVLTPGGPLRVGSTHLEIHGVTARSQLAHAWKQMVGGTYCSPVEGEVPPPHVSSTLLVGDMNLGTAPVLEATGVSEQMHVGMPTFPAVAPKSIIDHAVAAGKIRFEDSYVIEQKGSDHRALVMEVVVGDWKSDASLRKSGKL
- a CDS encoding GlsB/YeaQ/YmgE family stress response membrane protein, with protein sequence MGEIIGTIIFGAIIGALARLFMKGSQPLSILWTIILGVVGVVVGNLILGIFKYPTDTPGIDWWRWVVCTICAVVAISIYLAATGRKSK
- a CDS encoding mechanosensitive ion channel family protein → MWAAIGAGIGIALMFLLHLIIGVVAHRQRFVRLVKNRIIVPAYFTCAVFGAHLGLSYAFDPSDSAASWVPAAKHAVLLLGYAGIGWLAFAAAGVIEDVTARQKERHDRKARRIETQAQVLRRVLQAVIIVLTIIGMALTYPAARAAMASVLASAGIASLIAGLAAQSTLANMFAGLQVAFADAIRVGDVVMIKGLDGAELQGTIEEITLTYVVVLLWDDRRMIVPSTSFTQQPFQNLTRQTPQLLGAVELSLDWSAPVSQIRAEADRLLSSSDLWDGRSASVQVSASNERYMTVRIVVSAENSGKLWDLRCYLRERLYAWLVSNAPYALPRHRWVQQVVQQINQDVSEERVAHLAQELAQISRTDADTASDMQIDKLDTAEAIKQVLARGEGRAKQPGQKNQKNQKGQRGQKKNQRNDKAASSIHEARLQAAKKKARRQIKRRSLRSRGIAMPRTGQETSILPTQPLAPKDAAAVAVAVAKQASEHPGSKRRGKKRNAPSAETTPDVAQTQVLATVLEQQERDAQTVAPEMETTMSDRMFSGSPEAEERGQQLFSGPHNEEVEGTAQQEDSPALQKGEAGTVKAEAAPPANKTIDVTDAGTSETKLMPKIQEDE
- the msrB gene encoding peptide-methionine (R)-S-oxide reductase MsrB; the protein is MAEDFSKLTEADWRTRLTPMEYHVLREAGTERPGTGELLSEDREGVYTCRACGAELFRSDTKFESGCGWPSFYDPQKAAVNISTDTSHGMVRQEVRCAQCNSHLGHVFPDAPQTPTGERYCMNSVALSFAPKG